The following proteins are encoded in a genomic region of Ctenopharyngodon idella isolate HZGC_01 chromosome 12, HZGC01, whole genome shotgun sequence:
- the hexim1 gene encoding protein HEXIM1, whose protein sequence is MELIKEETAPEDDSRGRQRDGLTSVIPSKQVQRNQLEICPGLLSGDIHSMCRGRDRSDPEPKAGDAASDDGFPADKTSNKRDSGCTRLNTEGLSDGRQGKKKHRRRPSKKKRRWKPYFKLTWEEKKELDERETARASRVRAEMFAKGLPVAPYNTTQFLMEEHDREEPDLNTELAGRKSGAIRSDDTASEDENFEAEEDEEEEGGGGGGGGGGGSDGMGRPGHAGGEFLQRDFSETYERYHVETLQNMSKQELVREYLELEKCMSRLEEENNWLRHVRRNPESPADGTGAQRVRELEIEVERLKAENNELLLKAPKSKGPGLNLSQSS, encoded by the coding sequence ATGGAGCTTATTAAAGAAGAAACTGCACCGGAGGATGACAGCAGAGGGCGGCAGAGAGATGGTCTGACAAGTGTCATCCCCTCGAAGCAAGTGCAAAGAAATCAACTGGAGATCTGTCCGGGTCTGTTGTCTGGAGATATACATTCTATGTGCCGCGGCCGGGATAGGAGCGATCCGGAGCCCAAGGCTGGCGACGCAGCAAGTGACGACGGGTTTCCTGCGGACAAAACAAGTAATAAGAGAGACTCTGGATGCACGAGACTAAACACCGAGGGGCTGTCAGATGGCCGCCAGGGCAAGAAGAAGCACAGACGGCGACCCTCCAAAAAAAAGCGCCGCTGGAAGCCTTACTTCAAATTAACCTGGGAGGAGAAAAAAGAGCTGGATGAACGCGAGACTGCGCGGGCGTCGCGGGTGCGTGCCGAAATGTTCGCCAAAGGTCTCCCCGTCGCCCCGTACAACACCACCCAGTTCCTGATGGAGGAACACGACCGCGAAGAACCTGACCTCAACACAGAGCTGGCCGGTCGAAAATCCGGGGCGATCCGCTCCGATGACACTGCCAGTGAGGATGAGAATTTCGAGGCCGAAGAGGACGAGGAGGAGGAGGGCGGCGGCGGTGGCGGCGGCGGCGGAGGAGGTAGCGACGGTATGGGCAGACCCGGGCACGCAGGTGGGGAGTTTTTGCAGAGAGACTTCTCTGAGACCTATGAGAGGTACCACGTCGAGACTCTCCAAAATATGTCCAAGCAAGAACTGGTTAGGGAATACCTGGAGCTGGAAAAGTGCATGTCGCGGTTAGAGGAGGAGAACAACTGGCTCCGTCACGTCCGGAGAAATCCCGAATCCCCAGCTGACGGCACTGGCGCTCAGCGCGTGCGGGAACTGGAGATTGAGGTGGAGAGACTGAAAGCCGAGAATAACGAGTTATTACTCAAAGCCCCCAAAAGTAAAGGACCAGGACTCAACCTGTCTCAGTCGAGCTGA
- the acbd4 gene encoding acyl-CoA-binding domain-containing protein 4 isoform X1, translated as MSETEDCQRRFQAAVDVIQSLPKNGSYRPSYEVMLRFYGLYKQAVCGPCTASRPGFWDPIGRYKWDAWNQLGGMSRESAMATYVDEMKKVAQEVIDTMQINEKTASFFHYFEPLYHVIHDMPRPPEALLSLRSDVNTKEPIDGLAEHDVERATQEPALQQEYTETVPDNELQSESTEPLLSEGQGPTSDSESEVFCDSLEQLDIIKLAEITEISGIQEHHYSPLSQVTQMGAGHGGEGAEDRHGPPMRRRAAEREGMQQDWRDPSGYIAHRNTRWPEWLSSGAGSGQGGGDDSKGGPNRLQDSQVEQQIILALQQLREDMQSVRERLEVVEGLATANAQNTQWRSNLRFTAAEAEEKWWPFDFSGRTLLLLLVWPFVTQGLMFLLRRKKRKIHVCI; from the exons ATGTCAGAGACTGAGGACTGTCAAAGGCGCTTTCAGGCGGCTGTCGACGTCATTCAAAGCCTGCCCAAAAATG GTTCCTACAGACCCTCTTATGAAGTGATGCTGCGGTTTTATGGCCTGTACAAACAGGCAGTCTGTGGCCCATGTACAGCCTCACGCCCTGGATTCTGGGATCCTATAGGCCGTTACAAATG GGATGCTTGGAATCAGCTAGGAGGCATGAGTCGAGAGAGTGCCATGGCTACTTATGTGGATGAAATGAAGAAAGTTGCACAAGAG GTAATAGACACCATGCAAATCAATGAGAAGACTGCATCCTTTTTTCACTATTTTGAACCTCTCTATCACGTCATTCATGATATGCCTAGACCTCCAGAGGCACTTTTATCTCTCAGATCGg ACGTAAATACCAAAGAACCAATTGATGGTTTGGCTGAACATGATGTGGAGAGGGCAACTCAAGAACCAGCTCTTCAACAGGAATACACGGAGACTGTCCCTGACAATGAACTTCAATCAGAGAGCACAG AGCCACTTCTGTCTGAGGGTCAGGGGCCGACTAGTGACTCAGAGAGTGAAGTCTTCTGTGACTCATTGGAACAGCTGGACATTATTAAG CTTGCTGAAATAACTGAGATCTCTGGAATCCAGGAGCATCATTACAGCCCTCTCTCTCAGGTAACTCAGATGGGTGCTGGACATGGTGGTGAGGGGGCAGAAGATAGGCATGGTCCTCCCATGAGGAGGAGGGCTGCAGAAAGAGAGGGAATGCAGCAGGACTGGAGGGACCCTTCTG GTTATATAGCTCACCGCAATACTAGATGGCCGGAGTGGCTCTCCTCGGGGGCTGGTTCAGGGCAAGGGGGAGGGGACGATTCTAAAGGTGGGCCTAACAGGCTACAGGACAGCCAGGTGGAGCAGCAGATCATTCTTGCCTTACAGCAACTCAGAGAGGACATGCAGAGTGTCAGGGAACGACTAGAGGTAGTTGAAGGTCTTGCGACTGCAAAT gcTCAAAATACGCAATGGAGATCCAATTTACGATTCACAGCTGCAGAGGCTGAG GAGAAATGGTGGCCATTTGACTTCTCTGGACGCACATTGCTGCTCTTGTTGGTGTGGCCTTTTGTAACTCAgggcttaatgtttttgttgagGCGGAAGAAGAGAAAGATTCATGTGTGCATATAA
- the acbd4 gene encoding acyl-CoA-binding domain-containing protein 4 isoform X3, producing the protein MLRFYGLYKQAVCGPCTASRPGFWDPIGRYKWDAWNQLGGMSRESAMATYVDEMKKVAQEVIDTMQINEKTASFFHYFEPLYHVIHDMPRPPEALLSLRSDVNTKEPIDGLAEHDVERATQEPALQQEYTETVPDNELQSESTEPLLSEGQGPTSDSESEVFCDSLEQLDIIKLAEITEISGIQEHHYSPLSQVTQMGAGHGGEGAEDRHGPPMRRRAAEREGMQQDWRDPSGYIAHRNTRWPEWLSSGAGSGQGGGDDSKGGPNRLQDSQVEQQIILALQQLREDMQSVRERLEVVEGLATANAQNTQWRSNLRFTAAEAEEKWWPFDFSGRTLLLLLVWPFVTQGLMFLLRRKKRKIHVCI; encoded by the exons ATGCTGCGGTTTTATGGCCTGTACAAACAGGCAGTCTGTGGCCCATGTACAGCCTCACGCCCTGGATTCTGGGATCCTATAGGCCGTTACAAATG GGATGCTTGGAATCAGCTAGGAGGCATGAGTCGAGAGAGTGCCATGGCTACTTATGTGGATGAAATGAAGAAAGTTGCACAAGAG GTAATAGACACCATGCAAATCAATGAGAAGACTGCATCCTTTTTTCACTATTTTGAACCTCTCTATCACGTCATTCATGATATGCCTAGACCTCCAGAGGCACTTTTATCTCTCAGATCGg ACGTAAATACCAAAGAACCAATTGATGGTTTGGCTGAACATGATGTGGAGAGGGCAACTCAAGAACCAGCTCTTCAACAGGAATACACGGAGACTGTCCCTGACAATGAACTTCAATCAGAGAGCACAG AGCCACTTCTGTCTGAGGGTCAGGGGCCGACTAGTGACTCAGAGAGTGAAGTCTTCTGTGACTCATTGGAACAGCTGGACATTATTAAG CTTGCTGAAATAACTGAGATCTCTGGAATCCAGGAGCATCATTACAGCCCTCTCTCTCAGGTAACTCAGATGGGTGCTGGACATGGTGGTGAGGGGGCAGAAGATAGGCATGGTCCTCCCATGAGGAGGAGGGCTGCAGAAAGAGAGGGAATGCAGCAGGACTGGAGGGACCCTTCTG GTTATATAGCTCACCGCAATACTAGATGGCCGGAGTGGCTCTCCTCGGGGGCTGGTTCAGGGCAAGGGGGAGGGGACGATTCTAAAGGTGGGCCTAACAGGCTACAGGACAGCCAGGTGGAGCAGCAGATCATTCTTGCCTTACAGCAACTCAGAGAGGACATGCAGAGTGTCAGGGAACGACTAGAGGTAGTTGAAGGTCTTGCGACTGCAAAT gcTCAAAATACGCAATGGAGATCCAATTTACGATTCACAGCTGCAGAGGCTGAG GAGAAATGGTGGCCATTTGACTTCTCTGGACGCACATTGCTGCTCTTGTTGGTGTGGCCTTTTGTAACTCAgggcttaatgtttttgttgagGCGGAAGAAGAGAAAGATTCATGTGTGCATATAA
- the acbd4 gene encoding acyl-CoA-binding domain-containing protein 4 isoform X2, with product MSETEDCQRRFQAAVDVIQSLPKNGSYRPSYEVMLRFYGLYKQAVCGPCTASRPGFWDPIGRYKWDAWNQLGGMSRESAMATYVDEMKKVAQEVIDTMQINEKTASFFHYFEPLYHVIHDMPRPPEALLSLRSDVNTKEPIDGLAEHDVERATQEPALQQEYTETVPDNELQSESTEPLLSEGQGPTSDSESEVFCDSLEQLDIIKLAEITEISGIQEHHYSPLSQVTQMGAGHGGEGAEDRHGPPMRRRAAEREGMQQDWRDPSGYIAHRNTRWPEWLSSGAGSGQGGGDDSKGGPNRLQDSQVEQQIILALQQLREDMQSVRERLEAQNTQWRSNLRFTAAEAEEKWWPFDFSGRTLLLLLVWPFVTQGLMFLLRRKKRKIHVCI from the exons ATGTCAGAGACTGAGGACTGTCAAAGGCGCTTTCAGGCGGCTGTCGACGTCATTCAAAGCCTGCCCAAAAATG GTTCCTACAGACCCTCTTATGAAGTGATGCTGCGGTTTTATGGCCTGTACAAACAGGCAGTCTGTGGCCCATGTACAGCCTCACGCCCTGGATTCTGGGATCCTATAGGCCGTTACAAATG GGATGCTTGGAATCAGCTAGGAGGCATGAGTCGAGAGAGTGCCATGGCTACTTATGTGGATGAAATGAAGAAAGTTGCACAAGAG GTAATAGACACCATGCAAATCAATGAGAAGACTGCATCCTTTTTTCACTATTTTGAACCTCTCTATCACGTCATTCATGATATGCCTAGACCTCCAGAGGCACTTTTATCTCTCAGATCGg ACGTAAATACCAAAGAACCAATTGATGGTTTGGCTGAACATGATGTGGAGAGGGCAACTCAAGAACCAGCTCTTCAACAGGAATACACGGAGACTGTCCCTGACAATGAACTTCAATCAGAGAGCACAG AGCCACTTCTGTCTGAGGGTCAGGGGCCGACTAGTGACTCAGAGAGTGAAGTCTTCTGTGACTCATTGGAACAGCTGGACATTATTAAG CTTGCTGAAATAACTGAGATCTCTGGAATCCAGGAGCATCATTACAGCCCTCTCTCTCAGGTAACTCAGATGGGTGCTGGACATGGTGGTGAGGGGGCAGAAGATAGGCATGGTCCTCCCATGAGGAGGAGGGCTGCAGAAAGAGAGGGAATGCAGCAGGACTGGAGGGACCCTTCTG GTTATATAGCTCACCGCAATACTAGATGGCCGGAGTGGCTCTCCTCGGGGGCTGGTTCAGGGCAAGGGGGAGGGGACGATTCTAAAGGTGGGCCTAACAGGCTACAGGACAGCCAGGTGGAGCAGCAGATCATTCTTGCCTTACAGCAACTCAGAGAGGACATGCAGAGTGTCAGGGAACGACTAGAG gcTCAAAATACGCAATGGAGATCCAATTTACGATTCACAGCTGCAGAGGCTGAG GAGAAATGGTGGCCATTTGACTTCTCTGGACGCACATTGCTGCTCTTGTTGGTGTGGCCTTTTGTAACTCAgggcttaatgtttttgttgagGCGGAAGAAGAGAAAGATTCATGTGTGCATATAA